Part of the Pseudomonas abietaniphila genome is shown below.
CGGGCAGCAGCGCACCGTTGATGGGGCCGCCGTGAGTGGATTTTGAACCGACTTTCCAACCGCCAACGGTCGTCTCACGCAGGCGCAGGATTTCCCGCTGCAAGGTATAGGCGCTGGCAGCATCGGCGGGCACGTATTCAGGGCGAATCTCGGTGATTTTCTGACCGTTGCGCATGGCGTCGACGATCAATTCGGCAATGTTCGCTGGGTGAGACGGTTGATTCACGCGGGACTTCCTTCATGCAAGTGAATGGGAAGCGCCCACAGCCAAGACCTTTCAGAGCCGTGGAGCCACGCGCTCTACTCTAACCTGATTTGCTCACGAGCGCCGACACAGAGCGCTGGCCGGAGGACCGCTCGGTGACAGGCGTCGACAAAGTGCGTATCACTGAACATGAGTCCTCGATGCGCCGATCAATAACCGTTTACCCGTTATCACATTCATCACCCAACCGGGTGTACTCAAGTCTGTGCGAGACGCCTTTACTGTCCACGTATTCCATTTGAGCCTTGACCGGGCCGCATGCGTTGGTCGCCGAGTTAGCAGTGCTGATTCGCACCACCTTGGCGATGTCCAGGTCCTGCGTGTAGTCGTACTGAACGTCCTTGGCCGCTGAGGCCCCGGTCTGGCCGGCCGTATCGTTGGCCGACGCAAACAGACTGAACATCGACAAAGCGGCAAACAGTGCGTATTTCATGGCGGGCTCCAACCAAGCGACAGTGCAAGCGGCCACATCGGGAAAGCTTGCTGATGGCGTCATTTTAGGGAGGGCATCGGTTCGCGTAGAAATGCTGTCTGTCGATAGGCGTCATCACGTTTGATGATGCGCAGGAACCGGTGCTTTGCTTTCGGTAAAACACCTGTTGCCTGTTCCGAGAGGGATAACTTACGCCGGGCATTATTTTTTAACGCGACGGAATAAAAGCGGATCAAGCGCGTCTTGCAAGGGACATTCACTGAATGCATCACGTGTTCACACTTCCCCTGTTCGAGACACTGACTTTATGAAAACCCGTCCTTTGAAACAGAGCAAACTTCGCGCAGCGTTGGTGATCGCCACATTCGCCCTGACCTCGGTCGGTATGGCGAGTGCGGCATCGGCTGCGCCGGTCCACAACATCGTGCTGGTGCATGGCGCATTCGTGAATGGTGCTGGCTGGAAGCCGGTGTACGACATTCTGGTCAAGGACGGCTATCACGTCTCGGTCGCTGCGCATCCGCTGACGTCTTTCAATGATGACGTCACAGCCGTCAAACGCATTCTGGCGATGCAGGACGGTCCGACCATTTTGGTCGGGCACAGCTATGGCGGTGCGGTGATTTCCAATGCGGGTGAGGACGCGCACGTTGCCGGATTGGTGTATATCGCCGCCCACGCGCTGGATGTCGGTGAAACCGAAGCGGCGAACGGCAAGCTTTATCCCAATGCCACCAAGGCGGTGAAGAAGACCCACGACGGCTTCCTGTACCTCGATCCGGCGTTTTACCCTGCCGATTTCGCTGCTGACTTGCCCAAGGCTCAGGCAGAGTTCGAAGCCAATTCGCAATTCCTGACGTCAGCCTCTGTGTTCACCACGCCCGCCACGGTGGCCGCCTGGAAGACCAAGCCCAGTTGGTACGCAGTGGCCAAAGCAGATCGGATCATCAACCCGGACCTTGAACGCATGTACGCCAAGCGCGCCAACGCCCACACCATCGAAATCGACGGTGCGAGTCATGCGGTGTACGAGTCGCATCCCAAGGAAGTCGCTGCGCTGATCGAACAGGCCGCGCTGCACGCGCAGGACAAGCCGTGATTCGATTGTCTTAGCTGTCTGGCTTGCCGGCGAGAGCGCTCTCAGGAGCGCCACCGTCTGCAAGCCGGGCCGCTACGCCGCGCGGCTCACCCGCGCTTCGAGGTCCTTGCGAAACAGCTCCGGGCGGCTCAAGTAATGCCCGAATGCCAACACCTCCCACCGACCGTCGATCTCCAGGGCAAACGCCGGGACGCCTTGCGCGCCGATGCGTTGCATGACGGCCTGACTGCTTTCCAGATGCTGTTCGATACCGTCATCGAGCAGCGCCAGGAGTCGGCTTTCGAACGTTTGTGGGTCATAACCCAGCACTTCGGCCACGTCGACGATGACGGCAATATCGGCAATCGCGCGACCTTCCTGGTAATACGCGACCTGCAAACGCTTGAGCATCTCCACCCCGCGTCCCGACAGCGCTTCGGCGGCCAGCATCGCGGCGATCGGCAGCGAGGAATCGAGCACCACGTCGTCGCGTTCTTGAAGCCCCTTGACGTAAGCATCGCCAAACGTCTGTTTGCTGTAGAACGTGATGCGCGTTTCATGCGGGCGAACGAAGTCTCGCCATTCGGGGGACATGGTGCGGCGCTTGTCGCCCGAAAGCATGCCAATGCCATGTGGCTCAATATGAACCCCGGGGACGCTCAGGGCGGCGCTGATCATCGGCGCCGCGCCGTAACACCAACCGCAGAACGGGTCATACAGATAATGCAGGGTTGCAGTGCTCATGCCGGGTTCCTCCAGAGCGATAGGGGCGTTCAAACCAGGGCCGGGTAGTCGATGTAGCCGCGTGCATCACCGCCGAAAAAGCTGTTGCCGTCGGCCGGATTCAGCGGGTGGTTCCCTTGCAGGCGCGCTGGCAGGTCGGGGTTGGCAATGAAGGGGCGGCCGAAGGCGATCAGGTCGGCGCGGCCTTGCTGCAAGGCGCGTTCGGCGGTCTTCAGGTCGTAACCGCCCGCCAGCATCAGGACGCCTTTGAACTCGCTGCGCAGGCGCTCAATGATGGCGTCCCAGCGTGGATCGAATTGCTCGTCGCGCACGGTGCCGACCATGGCCGGTTCCACCAGATGCAGGTAGGCAAGGTTCAACGTGTCGAGCTGGCGCACGATGTAGCTGAAGGTTTCTTCCGGGGTTTCATCGCCCATGCCCATGAAGCGTCCCATCGGCGTCAGTCGCACGGCCACGCGATCTGCCCCGACCTCTTCAACGACTGCGCGAGTGACCTCCAGGACCAGTCGTGCGCGCTTTTCAAGGGAACCGCCGTATTCATCGGTGCGGCGATTACTCGCCGAGTTGATGAACTGATCCAGCAGATAGCCGTTGCCGGCGTGAATCTCGACACCGTCCATCCCTGCCAGCAGCGCGTTACGTGCGGCGACGCGGTAGTCCTCGATGATCGCTTGAATGCCTTTGACGGTCAGGGCTTGCGGGACCGGGACATCGCCCCAGACACCATTGCCGTGGTCATCGATGATGAAGGTTTTGCCCGGAACCGGCAGGGCGCTTGGCGCTACGGGCAACCCGCCCTCAGGTTGAAACACGGGGTGCGAGACGCGGCCGACATGCCACAACTGCAGAAAGATCCGCCCGCCCTCGGCATGCACCGCGTCACTGACTTGTTTCCAGCCCGCCACCTGTTCAGCGCTGTGGATGCCGGGTGTCCAGGCATAACCCTGGCCCTGCTGCGAAATCTGCGTGGCTTCGGTGACGATCAACGCTGCGGAGGCGCGCTGGCGGTAATACTCGACGTTCATCGGGGTCGGTACGTTGCCGGGTTGACCGGCACGGGAGCGGGTGAGCGGGGCCATGGCCACGCGATGGTTGAGCGTCAGGTTGCCGAGCTTGATGGGGGTAAAGAGTTTCATGATGGTTGCCTCGCAGTCTTGAAGGGGGGTAGTCGATGGCTCTACGGTAGGCGTTAGGGCGCGGCGGGAGAATCGGTCGACGGCGCAACGGTGCATCGCGTTTTGCGCAATGCTGACGGTTCAGACGCCCTTTCCAGACAGGCAAAAAAATGCCCCGCGAGGGCGGGGCGCTGACGAATGTTCACCGCACGCGTCACCGTGTGGGAAGTGGATCGATCCCCATGATCCGGTTGCCCATCGAGATGCCCCAGTCGACCATCTGCGCGCCGTTGCGTAATTGATCGTGTTGCCACGTATCAAGGGCCTTGCGCACGTCAGGTTGATGGTTGAGTGCCTGGGCCAAGGCAACCGCATTGGACGCCGCTTTGGCCGTGCTTCCTGCGGTGTGTGGCCTTGGAATGAACGCGGCATCGCCCGTCAGCAACACCCGGTCAAACACCATGCGAGGGACTTTAAGGTCCAGGATTGACTGCACGAAAATGTCCGGGGTGAGGCAAATCAGTTCAAGAAACGCGGGATTGATGCGTCCCTTGGCCAGCGCCCGGAAGGCGGCTTCCTGTGCGGGCGCCATGGCACCCGGCGGCACGGAATGCGGCCGCCGGCGCCCGGCATGATCAGTCAACGCGGCGTCCAGCTCGGCGCCGGGCGCGGCTTTCAGGTACCAGAGCCAGTTGAACCGGCGTTCGCCAACCCGGGTTGAACCGTCCGCGCCGGGGACCATGTACGTCAACATCAGCGACTCGGGGCTTTGCTGAAACACGAAATTTTCGTAGAGCAGGGCCCTGGTCTGGTCCGGTAGATCACGTTCGTCCACCAGCCCGCGCCACACCAGATAACCCGAGTAGTCGGGTTGCATATCCGGCAGCACGAGGCTGCGGACCGTGGAGTGCCCGCCATCCGCGCCAATCAGTAAATCGCCTTGTGCCTGCTTGCCGCCTTCGAAGGTGGCGGTGACACCGTGGTCGTCTTGCCGAACGTCGATCAGGGTCGCCCCACGGTGGTAATGCTCGCTCGGCAGACCCGACATCAGCGCCGCGTAAAGGGTGTTCCAGGACGTCTGTGTCTGAGGCATCAACTGGTTGTGACGGATCTTGCCAGCAGCATCCAGGAAGACCCGGTGCCGGGAGCGCACACCCAGCGCTTGGGTGTGCTGGATACCGGCGAAATCGAAGGCCCTCAACACGTCAGGTTGCAGCACGATGCCGCCGCCCCGACTGTCCAGGGCTGCGGGCGAGCGTTCGAATACCTCGACCTGCCAGCCAATCGCGCGCAACGCTGTCGCCGCGAACAACCCGCCCAGTGATCCGCCGATGACCAACGCTTTGCGCGCAGGCGCGGGTGATTGATGGGGAGATGAGTCGTTCATGGGGCTGCGCTCCTGGCGGGTTCAATGCCACCACACTAGGCCTGCTGCGGTGTTCGGAGAATCCGCCGCGTGCGCAAAAGGGTGTTGCGCCGGGTGCAAGAGCGATCAGCTCGACATCATCTCCTGCATAAACGCAATAAACGCCTTCACCCGCTTAGAGCCACGATGGTTGGGCAGGTACAACGCCGAGATTTCGCCTTTGGCGTTGTCCGGGTAGGCCGGGCTGTTTTCGAACAGCTCGACCAGCCGTCCGGCCTCGAGGTCCTGGTCGATCAGCCAGTCGGGGAGCAGGGCGATGCCGGTGCCTGCCAGCGCCAGTTCGCGCAGCACTTCGGCGTTGTTGCTTTTGAAGCGACCGTTGACGGAGACGCGGGTCTCTCCGTCGATCGAGAGAAAGGTCCAGGCTTGCTGAGGATTGCCGAAATTGAAGCGCAGGCAGTCGTGGTTGGAGAGCTCAGCCGGTGTCTGGGGCTTGCCGTGCTGCTCGAGGTAGCCAGCGCTGGCGATCACCCGTCGTCGAAACGTCCCGACCGGGCGGCTGACCACGCCGTCCATGGGCGCAGCGGAGCCCAGTCGAATCGACAGGTCGATACGCTCGCTGAACAGGTCAACGATGGTGTCGGTGAGGGTGATGTCCAGTTCCAGCCGAGGGTAGCGACTCATCAATACACCCAGCTGCGGCGCGATGATGGTCCGTCCGAAAGCGGTCGGCACCGAGATGCGCAAAGGGCCCGAAGGCTCGTCGTCGCTGTCCATCACGGTCGCATCGGCGTCCGCCACGTCTTCGAGAATCTTGCGTGCGCGCGAGTAGTAGGCAGCGCCTGCGTCGGACACCGTGACCTGGCGGGTCGAGCGGTTGAACAGCACCGTTCCCAGCTCGGCTTCGAGGGAATCGATCATGCGCGTCACACTGGACGTCGCCATGCCCAATTGCCGGGCCGCGGCTGAAAAGCCTTTGGCGTCGACGGTCTCCACGAACATCTTCAAGGCGAGCAACTTGTCCATTGACCTTCCGTCATACCTGCGCTGTGTGGGCGCAGTGTAGGCGGTCGGTGCGAGCTCGCCAACGGCAGTATCAGCGGTTGAGGCTCACTGACGGTGTCGTCGGCCAGTCAGGCATGTTCGCGACCCCCAGTACGTTTATTTTTCCCTGAGGGGTCACCCATACAAACAACGAACTGTCGTACTCGCTGGAAGCCGCGTGTTTAAAGCCCGTCTGTTTTTCAAAGTCACTGATACAGCCGCTGTGGGTGACCAGAATCAGATTGCGCCGGGCCTGTTTGTGGGAGAGCGCATCGTCACGCATGGTCTTTCCGCAATCTGCCAGCCATTGTTGGCTGACGGAGGGTGCATCAAACATGAACTGCGCGGTCTGTGCGGTTCGGGTAATCGGGCTGTGCATGATGTCCGTGTTACCCAGTCCCCATCCTGCATAGGAACGGCCCAGCTGCTGTGACTGCGTACTGCCAAGCCGGGTGATCCCGTCGGCCGGGCCCAGACATGCATTGCTGGAACGGTCGCAACGTTCGGCGTGCCGCACCAGGACGATCACATCGCCCTGGCGCCAATGCTCCATCAGGCTGATGACGCCCAGTGAGCGCGGGTTCCTCAGATCCAGGATGGCTGGCGACATTGGCCACACAATGAACCCCGTTGTCATGGTGACCATCAGCACGATGCCGAGGATGACCCACCGACGTGAACGATTTCTTCCTCGTTTGAACAGCCCGAGCGATCCGATTGAAAAGTTGGACATGGGTGTTACCTGATTACCGTTGTACGCGTGAAGACGGGGAGTGCGAGCGCACACTCGACCCGAGCATGCGATGAGCGCCAACTTAAAGATCAGGAGGTGGAGCGACGGTGAAGGCGCTGTGAAAAATTTGCGGGTCACGAAAGTGAAACGATCAGAAAGCGCATCAATGGCATCCGGGCGACGTTACTGAGCGACTACATTCCTATACGGAATCCATACTATAAAAAACATGAATTTTATTTATGGAGATCAGCCCTCTACTGTAGGCGGACAACACGCCAGAGGACCTGACATGAGCGTTCAGCCGCCATCCGCCACTGCACAACCGTTTGCAGCGGATCAACCCATCGCTGAGCAGTACTGGAAACGCAACCTGGCGGTTTGCGTTCTCGGTGCGTTCACCACGATTGTCGCCATGACGCTGTTGCTGCCGTTCTTGCCACTGTACGTCGAGCATCTGGGTGTCAGCGATCCTGCGGCCATCGTGCAATGGTCGGGCGTGGCGTTCGGTGCGACGTTTCTGTCAGCGGCCCTCACAGCGCCGCTCTGGGGGCGGTTGGGCGATCGCTACGGCCGCAAGTTGATGTTGATCCGGGCAAGCCTCGGGATGGCCATTGCGATGTCGCTGATTGGCCTGGCGGAAAACATTTACCAGTTGGTGGGGTTGCGCCTGCTGGCCGGTTTGTTGGGCGGGTACGCGTCGGGGGCGACAATTCTGGTGGCGACCCAGACACCCAAGGAGCGCTCCGGCTGGGCGCTCGGCATGCTGTCGTCGGGGATCATGGCGGGCAATTTGACCGGCCCCTTGATTGGCGGGCTCCTGCCGCCGCTGATCGGCATACGCAACACGTTCTTTCTGGCGGGCGGCGTGATCTTCCTGACCTTTCTCGCCACCTTGTTTCTGATGAAGGAAACGCCGCGTCGCAAACGCGCCGCTGGAGCACCCAAGCCTGTGACGGTGCGGGCATGGGATGTGATTCCGGATAAAAAGCCCGTCATCACGATGTTTGTGGTGGCGTGCCTGGTGATGTTCTCGATCATGTCCATCGAGCCCATCATCACGGTCTACCTGATCCAGTTGCACACCAAGAACGTAACGCTGATGGCGGGCGTGGTGATGTCCGCGACGGCCTTGGCCAGCGTCTTGTCGGCGTCGCGCATCGGCAAGCTGGCGGACCGAATCGGCCATTGGAAGGTGGTGGTCGGATGCCTCAGCGTAGCGGCCGTGCTGCTCATCCCGCAGGCATTCGTCAGCAACGAATGGCAACTGGTGGTGCTGCGCTTTCTCATGGGGATCGCGTTGGGCGGTCTGCTGCCGTGCATCGCCGCGATCATTCGTCACTCGGTGCCGGACATCGTGGCCGGCCGCATGTTGGGTTATTCCACCTCAAGCCAATACGTCGGTCAGGTGCTTGGGCCGCTGACCGGTGGTTATCTGGGCGGCCATTTCGGCATGCCGATCGTGTTCATTGTCACGTGCGTGCTGATGGCGGCGTGTGCGGTGGTGATGCTGGTGATGCGCCCGGTCAGGGTGTGATGACACCCATCACAGCACATGGGCCTCGCCTGCCGTAGACAGCCTCACGGTACTGCCAAGGGGTGGAATGTTGATGCCGGGGTTGCGCACATTCAGCGTGCGATGGGGGATCTGTTCACCGCCGGCGGTCGTTCTGGCGGCAAGTTCCAACGTCAGGATGCACGAGCTGCCGGTAAAGTCGATGTCCGTCACGCGCCCGACACTGTAGGGCCCCGTCTCGGCGGCATCGTGGGTGACGACGGTCAGTTGCTCAGGGCGCAGCAGAATTTGCGCGGCACCCTGTCGGCGGGGTTTGAGGACCGGCACCGAGCCCAGTTCGCAGGTGGCGATATCGCCCTCGACCCATGCAGGCAGAATGATCGCTTCGCCCAGAAACACGGCCGTTTCCTCGTCGACGGGATGGCGATACAACGCCATGGGGGACCCTGCCTGCACCAGCTTGCCTTGACGCATGACCGCCAGTTGATCGGCAAATGACAGCGCCTCTGCCTGGTCGTGGGTCACCAGAATCGTGGTGATGCCCGCGTCCGACAACAGTTTGCTGACCGCCTTGCGCATGCTGCTGCGCAGGCCGGTATCGAGCGCCGAAAACGGCTCGTCGAGGAGCATGATGCCGGGGTTTTGCGCCAGCGCTCGGGCCAGCGCGACCCGCTGCTGCTGACCGCCCGACAGTTCGTGTGGCCAGCGTTCGCCCATCGACTCATCGAGCGAGACCATCTCCAGTAACTCGGCAATGCGTCGGCGTCGGAACGCGCGATCACCCGTCAGGCCGAAACCGATGTTGGCCGCCACCGACAGGTGCGGGAACAGCGCACCATCCTGCGGTACGTAGCCGATGTTGCGCAGGTGCGCCGGAACCGCGCGGGTTTCATCGACCAGCCAGTCGCCCTGCAAGGCAATGCGTCCACGGTCCGGGAACTCAAAGCCCGCGATCATCCGCAATAACGTGGTCTTGCCTGACCCCGAAGGACCGACGATGGCGGTGCGACTGCCCGCAGGAATCGACAGGCTGACGTTGTCCAGCGCCCGGACATTACCGAAGGATTTATAAAGTGCGTGCAGCTCAAGAGCGTTCATCGGCCTGCCGTGCGTTTGGATTGGTGATAGAGAAGGGCGGTGAGCGGTAACGACAGCAGGACCATGATCAGGGCATACGGGGCGGCGGCCGCGTAGTCGATCTCACTGGTCATGGCCCAGAACCCGGTTGCCAGTGTGCGTGTGCCACTTGGCGAGAGAAGCAGGGTGGCGGTCAGCTCGTTGGTGATGGCCAGAAACACCAGTGCGGCGCCGGCTGCTGCACCCGGCGCGGCCAGGCGCAGGGTGATTAGCCAGAGGGCCTGCGTGGGTGTGCGGCCGAGGCTGCGGGCCATGTTCTCCAGCTCGACCGGTGCCTGGGCAATGCCAGCGCGCAGGCTTACCAGGGCGCGCGGCAGGAACATGAGCAGATAGGCCAGCAGCACAGTGATCACGGTCTGATAAATTGGTCGTGCTACCTTGATGGTGATGGTCACCAGCGCCAGCGCTACCACGATGCCCGGTAACGAACTGGTGATGTAGTTGCAGCTTTCCATCAGCCGGTTGAACCGACTTGGCGCGCGAATCGACAGCCAGGCAATGGGGAACGCAGCGGCCGTGATCAGCACCGCACCGACGGACGCCAGCATCAGGGTTTGTTGCACGGCGTCGAGCAACCCGTCCTGCTGCCAGACCTCGCTGCCACCGGCGATCAGCCAGCTCGCCAAGGTAATGAGCGGCACGCCCAGCGCCAGAAGAGACAGGCTGATCGGCAACAGCAGGCACAGCACGGTGGCCGTTTTCGACAACGGCCACAGCTGCGGTTGGCGTGCGCTGCCTGATCCCACACGGGCGTAACGCGCGTTGCCTCGGGCGGCCGACTCCAGCGTCAGCAACAACAGACACAGCAGCGCCAGCACACCGGCGAGCATGTTCGCGGCGGGGCCGTTAAAAGACGACTGGAACTGGTCGAAAATCGCCGTGGTGAAGGTGTCGAAACGAATCATCGCGAACAGGCCGTACTCCGCGAGCAGGTGCAGTCCTATCAGCAGCGAACCTCCGCAGATCGCCAGCCGCAGTTGCGGCAACACGATGCGCAGAAACACCGCCAGCGGTTTAAGTCCCAATGATTGGCCCACGTCCTCAATGGCGGGATCCAGTCGCCGCAAGGTCGCGGCGATGGGCAGGTAAAGAAAGGGAAAGTACGCCAGCACGGACACCAGCACTGCGCCCGGTAATCCGTGCAGCGAGGGCACCAGACTGACCCACGCATAGCTGTGGACGAAGGCCGGCACAGCGATGGGCGCGGTGGCGAGCAGAGACCACAGCCGACGTCCCGGCAAATCGCTGCGTTCCGTCAGCCAGGCCACCGCCAGAGACAGCGCGATGCACAGCGGCAAGGTGATCAGCACCAGCATCAGCGTGTGGAGCAAAAGCTCGGCGACCCGGGGTCGAAACACCAGCTGGACGATGCTGTCCCAGCCGCTTTGAATCGCGATGTAAATCACAAAACCCAAGGGCAGGAGCGCCAGCAGCGAGATGACCCATGAACTGCCGGTAATCCAGGCAGCAAAATGCCGCCCCTGTTTGCGCCTGCGCGAAATCGACGCAGGCGCAGAACCGGTCACGGGCGTGTTTGCCGGTGGGGACATACGTTCCAGTTGCACAGTCAGAGCAGTCCCGCCTGGGTCATCAAGTCCACGACCTTTTTACTGTCCAGTTTCGACGC
Proteins encoded:
- a CDS encoding FAD binding domain-containing protein, giving the protein MNDSSPHQSPAPARKALVIGGSLGGLFAATALRAIGWQVEVFERSPAALDSRGGGIVLQPDVLRAFDFAGIQHTQALGVRSRHRVFLDAAGKIRHNQLMPQTQTSWNTLYAALMSGLPSEHYHRGATLIDVRQDDHGVTATFEGGKQAQGDLLIGADGGHSTVRSLVLPDMQPDYSGYLVWRGLVDERDLPDQTRALLYENFVFQQSPESLMLTYMVPGADGSTRVGERRFNWLWYLKAAPGAELDAALTDHAGRRRPHSVPPGAMAPAQEAAFRALAKGRINPAFLELICLTPDIFVQSILDLKVPRMVFDRVLLTGDAAFIPRPHTAGSTAKAASNAVALAQALNHQPDVRKALDTWQHDQLRNGAQMVDWGISMGNRIMGIDPLPTR
- a CDS encoding histidine phosphatase family protein, with amino-acid sequence MSNFSIGSLGLFKRGRNRSRRWVILGIVLMVTMTTGFIVWPMSPAILDLRNPRSLGVISLMEHWRQGDVIVLVRHAERCDRSSNACLGPADGITRLGSTQSQQLGRSYAGWGLGNTDIMHSPITRTAQTAQFMFDAPSVSQQWLADCGKTMRDDALSHKQARRNLILVTHSGCISDFEKQTGFKHAASSEYDSSLFVWVTPQGKINVLGVANMPDWPTTPSVSLNR
- a CDS encoding LysR family transcriptional regulator — its product is MDKLLALKMFVETVDAKGFSAAARQLGMATSSVTRMIDSLEAELGTVLFNRSTRQVTVSDAGAAYYSRARKILEDVADADATVMDSDDEPSGPLRISVPTAFGRTIIAPQLGVLMSRYPRLELDITLTDTIVDLFSERIDLSIRLGSAAPMDGVVSRPVGTFRRRVIASAGYLEQHGKPQTPAELSNHDCLRFNFGNPQQAWTFLSIDGETRVSVNGRFKSNNAEVLRELALAGTGIALLPDWLIDQDLEAGRLVELFENSPAYPDNAKGEISALYLPNHRGSKRVKAFIAFMQEMMSS
- a CDS encoding MFS transporter → MSVQPPSATAQPFAADQPIAEQYWKRNLAVCVLGAFTTIVAMTLLLPFLPLYVEHLGVSDPAAIVQWSGVAFGATFLSAALTAPLWGRLGDRYGRKLMLIRASLGMAIAMSLIGLAENIYQLVGLRLLAGLLGGYASGATILVATQTPKERSGWALGMLSSGIMAGNLTGPLIGGLLPPLIGIRNTFFLAGGVIFLTFLATLFLMKETPRRKRAAGAPKPVTVRAWDVIPDKKPVITMFVVACLVMFSIMSIEPIITVYLIQLHTKNVTLMAGVVMSATALASVLSASRIGKLADRIGHWKVVVGCLSVAAVLLIPQAFVSNEWQLVVLRFLMGIALGGLLPCIAAIIRHSVPDIVAGRMLGYSTSSQYVGQVLGPLTGGYLGGHFGMPIVFIVTCVLMAACAVVMLVMRPVRV
- a CDS encoding alkene reductase, with amino-acid sequence MKLFTPIKLGNLTLNHRVAMAPLTRSRAGQPGNVPTPMNVEYYRQRASAALIVTEATQISQQGQGYAWTPGIHSAEQVAGWKQVSDAVHAEGGRIFLQLWHVGRVSHPVFQPEGGLPVAPSALPVPGKTFIIDDHGNGVWGDVPVPQALTVKGIQAIIEDYRVAARNALLAGMDGVEIHAGNGYLLDQFINSASNRRTDEYGGSLEKRARLVLEVTRAVVEEVGADRVAVRLTPMGRFMGMGDETPEETFSYIVRQLDTLNLAYLHLVEPAMVGTVRDEQFDPRWDAIIERLRSEFKGVLMLAGGYDLKTAERALQQGRADLIAFGRPFIANPDLPARLQGNHPLNPADGNSFFGGDARGYIDYPALV
- a CDS encoding ABC transporter permease translates to MSPPANTPVTGSAPASISRRRKQGRHFAAWITGSSWVISLLALLPLGFVIYIAIQSGWDSIVQLVFRPRVAELLLHTLMLVLITLPLCIALSLAVAWLTERSDLPGRRLWSLLATAPIAVPAFVHSYAWVSLVPSLHGLPGAVLVSVLAYFPFLYLPIAATLRRLDPAIEDVGQSLGLKPLAVFLRIVLPQLRLAICGGSLLIGLHLLAEYGLFAMIRFDTFTTAIFDQFQSSFNGPAANMLAGVLALLCLLLLTLESAARGNARYARVGSGSARQPQLWPLSKTATVLCLLLPISLSLLALGVPLITLASWLIAGGSEVWQQDGLLDAVQQTLMLASVGAVLITAAAFPIAWLSIRAPSRFNRLMESCNYITSSLPGIVVALALVTITIKVARPIYQTVITVLLAYLLMFLPRALVSLRAGIAQAPVELENMARSLGRTPTQALWLITLRLAAPGAAAGAALVFLAITNELTATLLLSPSGTRTLATGFWAMTSEIDYAAAAPYALIMVLLSLPLTALLYHQSKRTAGR
- a CDS encoding alpha/beta fold hydrolase, which translates into the protein MKTRPLKQSKLRAALVIATFALTSVGMASAASAAPVHNIVLVHGAFVNGAGWKPVYDILVKDGYHVSVAAHPLTSFNDDVTAVKRILAMQDGPTILVGHSYGGAVISNAGEDAHVAGLVYIAAHALDVGETEAANGKLYPNATKAVKKTHDGFLYLDPAFYPADFAADLPKAQAEFEANSQFLTSASVFTTPATVAAWKTKPSWYAVAKADRIINPDLERMYAKRANAHTIEIDGASHAVYESHPKEVAALIEQAALHAQDKP
- a CDS encoding DsbA family protein, encoding MSTATLHYLYDPFCGWCYGAAPMISAALSVPGVHIEPHGIGMLSGDKRRTMSPEWRDFVRPHETRITFYSKQTFGDAYVKGLQERDDVVLDSSLPIAAMLAAEALSGRGVEMLKRLQVAYYQEGRAIADIAVIVDVAEVLGYDPQTFESRLLALLDDGIEQHLESSQAVMQRIGAQGVPAFALEIDGRWEVLAFGHYLSRPELFRKDLEARVSRAA
- a CDS encoding DUF2790 domain-containing protein, whose protein sequence is MKYALFAALSMFSLFASANDTAGQTGASAAKDVQYDYTQDLDIAKVVRISTANSATNACGPVKAQMEYVDSKGVSHRLEYTRLGDECDNG
- a CDS encoding ABC transporter ATP-binding protein, with the translated sequence MNALELHALYKSFGNVRALDNVSLSIPAGSRTAIVGPSGSGKTTLLRMIAGFEFPDRGRIALQGDWLVDETRAVPAHLRNIGYVPQDGALFPHLSVAANIGFGLTGDRAFRRRRIAELLEMVSLDESMGERWPHELSGGQQQRVALARALAQNPGIMLLDEPFSALDTGLRSSMRKAVSKLLSDAGITTILVTHDQAEALSFADQLAVMRQGKLVQAGSPMALYRHPVDEETAVFLGEAIILPAWVEGDIATCELGSVPVLKPRRQGAAQILLRPEQLTVVTHDAAETGPYSVGRVTDIDFTGSSCILTLELAARTTAGGEQIPHRTLNVRNPGINIPPLGSTVRLSTAGEAHVL